A stretch of the Sulfurimonas sp. HSL3-1 genome encodes the following:
- a CDS encoding Ig-like domain-containing protein yields MQLFLQTKKGLALFLGMAMMFMLAGCGADSAFDNNVKGSGLEVTVSPADGATDVFLNTDITGTFNKDLQQATLIEGTTFYLLDPNNSMVPGSWSYLNKVLRFKPDANLTANTTYRFVITNGIRATDYSRLGGDVVTQFTTGTGLGLNVTLNPHQGDSNVSLNPNITATFNEPVDLATVTNNSFYLLDGNSVKVPVTKIDHTDDNTTLILKLASNLAPFSTYTTVVTTAVSAPNGHTLAADETAMFVTGNWLRLAVTIMPSDGTTGVPINTMVTATFNKPMDLSTLNSGNIYLMDENGTHVPGTLHTGTDASGNTVVTFILDPGTTLVPNSDYTFVVENDVTSLDGEQLGTDETSTFTTGTQTELQVYIVPTDGATGVPVSDDIVAYFNEDVNETTLDAATFYLENSGGGLLPGTIGYDSGNYVAVFNPDANLTAYNTYTFTVTTGVVAVNGDTLASDVNSTFTTGNLIRVIDAAVFSMGTTAVAADTNESALNGVTGNLLGTNISLGVDGVLGLATATVNYEGLVAALSGETNATTVQELVDSNVSLTTLLQIISDQLPAGPGKDAVDQIAQAVADQGLDQPVAIGDLLQFPDSVLPGSVQDLLAMEGISGAEANTITLLSSVNAALAPITQSVIEIPLSIPGLTDGNSTLRAQLVSPPAIALMVPGDTIRASQARIQLKLALTGSALTDLLSLLGLGTSEIINIPLYIVLGAAEGNLTTLSVDDVAMAVQNGLASIYLGSIPDDQFFSDQPLTADSFAPVDLINLLGLATVTAKAYAVGDTNNTTMHFLPINIPQMDSAFAPLGDTTGSLLGTLTSNLELQVTLLGIPLLDVSALAGALSDLLVNTLAPALSPILNMLSDALGAYSGQADVTMLSLIEHYIEQP; encoded by the coding sequence ATGCAATTGTTTTTGCAAACGAAGAAGGGGTTGGCACTCTTCCTCGGCATGGCGATGATGTTCATGCTGGCAGGATGCGGTGCGGACAGTGCCTTTGACAACAATGTCAAAGGTAGTGGTCTTGAGGTAACGGTTTCGCCTGCCGATGGGGCAACGGACGTTTTCCTCAATACGGACATTACGGGAACGTTTAATAAGGATCTCCAGCAGGCAACGTTGATCGAGGGGACGACGTTTTACCTGCTAGACCCGAATAACAGCATGGTGCCGGGATCGTGGTCATATCTGAACAAGGTATTGCGCTTCAAGCCCGATGCCAATCTGACGGCGAACACCACCTACCGGTTCGTCATTACGAACGGTATCAGAGCGACGGACTACTCCCGCCTGGGCGGCGATGTCGTCACGCAGTTCACGACCGGAACGGGTCTGGGACTCAACGTCACGCTCAATCCGCACCAAGGGGACAGCAACGTCTCACTCAATCCCAATATCACCGCAACGTTTAACGAGCCGGTGGATCTCGCAACGGTTACGAACAACAGTTTCTATCTGCTTGATGGAAACAGCGTGAAAGTACCGGTGACGAAGATCGACCATACCGACGATAACACGACGTTGATTTTGAAACTCGCTTCCAACCTGGCGCCGTTCAGTACTTACACCACCGTTGTGACGACGGCCGTGTCGGCACCGAACGGGCATACGCTCGCTGCCGACGAGACGGCCATGTTCGTGACGGGCAACTGGCTGCGCCTTGCCGTGACGATCATGCCGTCCGACGGTACGACAGGTGTGCCGATCAACACGATGGTGACCGCGACCTTCAACAAACCGATGGATCTGTCGACGCTCAATTCGGGCAATATCTACCTGATGGATGAAAACGGCACCCACGTTCCGGGTACGCTGCATACGGGTACGGATGCGAGCGGCAATACGGTCGTAACCTTTATCCTCGATCCGGGTACGACGCTGGTTCCGAACAGCGATTACACCTTCGTGGTCGAAAACGACGTGACGTCTCTCGACGGCGAACAACTGGGCACGGATGAGACATCGACTTTCACGACGGGTACCCAGACGGAGCTTCAGGTCTACATCGTCCCGACGGACGGCGCGACCGGCGTGCCGGTCAGTGACGACATTGTTGCCTACTTCAACGAGGACGTCAACGAGACGACCCTTGACGCTGCGACCTTCTATCTTGAAAACAGCGGGGGAGGCCTGCTACCGGGCACGATCGGTTATGACAGCGGCAACTATGTCGCCGTCTTCAACCCGGATGCGAACCTGACGGCATACAACACCTACACCTTTACGGTGACAACGGGGGTTGTAGCAGTCAACGGCGATACACTTGCCAGCGACGTGAACTCAACATTCACAACCGGCAATCTGATCCGCGTCATTGATGCGGCCGTCTTCAGTATGGGCACTACCGCCGTGGCTGCCGATACGAACGAATCGGCCCTCAACGGTGTTACAGGCAATCTGCTCGGGACAAATATTTCCCTGGGCGTCGATGGCGTGCTGGGACTGGCTACGGCGACTGTCAACTACGAAGGGCTGGTGGCCGCACTCAGCGGGGAAACCAATGCGACAACGGTGCAGGAGCTCGTGGACAGCAACGTCAGTCTGACGACACTGCTGCAGATTATTTCCGACCAGCTGCCGGCGGGGCCGGGCAAAGATGCTGTGGATCAAATTGCGCAGGCTGTGGCTGACCAGGGCCTTGATCAGCCGGTAGCTATCGGAGATCTACTGCAGTTCCCAGATAGCGTTCTCCCCGGGAGTGTACAAGATCTCCTGGCCATGGAGGGTATTTCGGGGGCAGAGGCGAATACGATCACGCTGTTGAGTTCGGTGAACGCTGCACTGGCGCCGATTACACAAAGTGTGATCGAGATTCCGCTCTCCATTCCGGGACTGACAGACGGCAATAGCACGCTTCGTGCGCAACTGGTGAGTCCGCCGGCGATTGCACTGATGGTTCCGGGGGATACGATCCGCGCTTCCCAGGCAAGAATCCAGCTGAAGCTTGCATTGACCGGTTCGGCGCTTACCGACCTGTTATCGCTGCTTGGTCTCGGCACAAGCGAGATCATCAATATTCCGCTGTACATCGTGCTGGGTGCCGCTGAAGGCAACTTGACGACGCTCTCGGTTGACGATGTCGCGATGGCGGTACAGAACGGGCTTGCCTCAATCTATCTCGGGTCGATTCCGGATGACCAGTTCTTCTCCGATCAGCCGTTGACGGCAGACAGCTTCGCTCCGGTAGACCTTATCAATCTGCTTGGGCTTGCAACCGTGACTGCCAAGGCATATGCTGTCGGTGATACGAACAATACGACGATGCACTTCTTGCCGATCAATATACCGCAGATGGATAGTGCCTTCGCACCGCTGGGCGATACGACAGGCTCATTGCTGGGAACATTGACAAGTAATCTTGAGCTGCAGGTGACACTGCTTGGCATTCCGTTGCTTGATGTCAGCGCGCTCGCAGGGGCGCTGAGCGATCTGTTGGTGAACACGCTTGCACCGGCGCTGTCGCCGATCCTTAATATGCTGAGTGACGCGCTTGGAGCGTATAGCGGTCAGGCCGATGTCACGATGCTCAGCCTGATCGAGCATTACATCGAGCAACCGTAA